A genomic region of Melanotaenia boesemani isolate fMelBoe1 chromosome 13, fMelBoe1.pri, whole genome shotgun sequence contains the following coding sequences:
- the wu:fa11c10 gene encoding protein FAM110B has translation MPVETLRPTDGRLAAVPYTSAMPFRILNKGPDYFRRQTEPGTRKLSAVERLEADKAKYVKSQQVVLTRQAPIKPPTIRKPLVPPGMMLQSHIGTPPARKVPCYQADVENGGAREGPGERRPALNLDILNNLINDVCDGPLHCSQFFSSTSPSSSSPSSGVKSISSSLSAEQEKSKRLLNNLKPLHHGKNNSSSTSSRTSSPLINNFQTPAAELARRPPPVPARAPRIGVPVPYSSTNSVTVRRVDVRPQAEIRKPQRAQMQSQLRPRQTAQGQVAHPQVPSPPPAPLSQNQSRTLPSPPAFQPPSPMLSRTGMIPPASPAFTRISNASSKGSSRKHPSLHRSKSDLSDRYSRATADLERFFNYCGLDPGEVEGMGGVERFTRANSDIVSVSKLRSVSTPSSECGDEIERMREEREDDEDEPARANERVPYGISVIERNARVIKWLYGIRQARDASNAISNV, from the coding sequence ATGCCGGTGGAGACTCTGCGCCCCACAGATGGCCGTCTGGCCGCAGTCCCCTACACGTCAGCCATGCCCTTTAGGATACTGAACAAAGGTCCAGACTACTTCCGCCGTCAGACTGAGCCTGGGACTCGCAAACTGAGTGCTGTGGAGCGTTTGGAAGCTGACAAGGCCAAATATGTTAAGAGCCAGCAGGTGGTCCTCACCCGTCAGGCCCCCATCAAACCCCCAACCATCCGCAAGCCCCTTGTTCCTCCAGGGATGATGCTTCAAAGCCACATCGGCACTCCTCCAGCACGAAAGGTTCCTTGCTACCAAGCTGATGTGGAGAATGGTGGAGCCAGGGAGGGGCCGGGAGAGAGGAGACCTGCTCTTAACTTGGATATTCTGAATAATCTAATCAATGATGTATGTGATGGACCATTACATTGTTCCCAGTTCTTTTCCTCCACATCCCCCtcctcatcatctccatcatcaggTGTAAAGagcatcagcagcagcctgTCTGCAGAGCAGGAAAAGAGCAAGAGACTCCTGAACAACCTCAAACCTTTACATCATGGCAAGAACAACTCTTCATCCACCTCCTCCCGCACCTCCTCACCACTCATTAACAATTTCCAGACTCCTGCAGCGGAACTTGCCCGCCGTCCACCTCCTGTCCCTGCACGGGCCCCTCGTATTGGAGTTCCCGTGCCCTATAGCTCCACCAATTCAGTAACTGTGCGCAGGGTGGATGTTCGGCCTCAGGCTGAGATAAGGAAGCCACAGAGGGCCCAGATGCAGTCTCAGCTGAGGCCCAGACAGACTGCTCAGGGCCAAGTTGCACATCCTCAGGTTCCATCTCCACCACCCGCTCCACTCTCTCAGAACCAATCTCGAACTCTCCCCTCTCCTCCAGCCTTCCAGCCACCTAGTCCAATGCTGAGCCGAACAGGCATGATCCCACCAGCCTCCCCTGCTTTTACACGCATATCCAACGCCAGTTCCAAGGGGTCTTCCCGCAAGCACCCATCCTTGCACCGCTCCAAGTCAGACCTGAGCGACCGCTACTCCCGTGCCACGGCTGACCTGGAGCGTTTTTTCAACTACTGTGGGCTGGACCCAGGGGAGGTGGAGGGGATGGGCGGAGTGGAGCGTTTTACAAGGGCCAACTCCGACATTGTGTCCGTCTCCAAACTCCGCAGCGTCAGCACACCCAGTTCGGAATGTGGGGACGAGATAGAGCGGATGAGGGAAGAGAGAGAGGACGACGAGGACGAACCCGCTAGGGCCAACGAACGAGTCCCGTATGGAATCTCAGTCATTGAGAGGAACGCACGAGTCATCAAGTGGCTGTACGGCATTCGTCAAGCCAGAGATGCTAGCAATGCCATCTCTAACGTATAG